The proteins below are encoded in one region of Ostrea edulis chromosome 3, xbOstEdul1.1, whole genome shotgun sequence:
- the LOC125676668 gene encoding uncharacterized protein LOC125676668 codes for MNFSLCPLGALFVGAVAYPVSKDNSLEELGDVMQNEKLETWEKFLKNGGRVYIINKGMNSKEGYNVNKVTPTTQEHLISGQEGEEDDTVEYPDLTDETARKTRRRPYLRGPSQDENSEKRMLQKESYPGRRERKAQDKPKTYLSKTENNGFRSFDILNGEKRNFRGGFGGVDKSLLIGQKRNFRGGFGGVD; via the exons ATGAATTTCTCACTTTGTCCTCTTGGAGCTCTCTTCGTGGGTGCAGTTGCCTATCCA GTTAGCAAAGACAATTCTTTGGAAGAACTAGGGGATGTAATGCAGAATGAAAAACTGGAAACATGGgaaaaatttctgaaaaatgGGGGCAGAGTTTACATTATCAACAAAGGAATGAACAGCAAAGAGGGatacaatgtaaacaaagtCACTCCAACGACCCAAGAACACCTAATTTCTGGACAAGAGGGAGAAGAAGACGATACGGTGGAATATCCTGATCTCACAGACGAGACGGCGAGAAAAACACGTCGTCGTCCATATCTTAGAGGACCGTCTCAGGACGAGAATTCTGAAAAACGCATGCTACAGAAAGAAAGTTACCCGGGAAGAAGAGAACGTAAGGCGCAGGACAAACCTAAGACATACCTatctaaaactgaaaataatggATTCCGCTCGTTCGATATCCTAAATGGAGAGAAAAGAAACTTCAGAGGTGGTTTTGGAGGTGTAGATAAGTCTTTACTGATAGGACAGAAAAGAAACTTCAGAGGTGGTTTTGGAGGTGTAGATTAG